A genomic segment from Nocardiopsis sp. Huas11 encodes:
- a CDS encoding epoxide hydrolase family protein — MHENKALTPFRIDIPQTDLDDLRDRLARTRWPLPVPGRNDRTDFSRGIPPAYLEELAEYWRDGFDWRAQEEKLNEFDQFTTVVDGQKFHVVHVRSTNPEAVPLLLNHGWPGSFIEYQRLIPLLTDAFHVVVLSLPGFGFSTPLAGTGWELARTTEAYAEIMTRLGYERFAAHGTDIGAGTTGRLAALHPERVIGAHIGGDPRWLGLVGDKFPYPDGLSEDETAQIEAVRAEAAAERGYLAMQEHRPDTIGAALTDSPAGQLAWIAEKFKTRAEGADRTPDESVDRDQLLANISLYWFTRSGASSAQFYYESAHSGIDLVMASEVPSGWAVFDTHPLMRCVLDPGKAIGHWSEFTEGGHFPAMEATELLAGDIRTFFRGLS, encoded by the coding sequence ATGCACGAGAACAAGGCACTCACACCGTTTCGCATCGACATCCCCCAGACCGACCTCGACGACCTGCGCGACCGGCTGGCGCGCACGCGCTGGCCGCTCCCCGTGCCGGGCCGAAACGATCGCACCGACTTCAGCCGCGGCATCCCGCCGGCGTACCTGGAGGAGCTCGCCGAGTACTGGCGCGACGGGTTCGACTGGCGAGCGCAGGAGGAGAAGCTCAACGAGTTCGACCAGTTCACCACGGTCGTCGACGGTCAGAAATTCCACGTGGTCCACGTGCGGTCGACGAACCCGGAGGCCGTCCCGCTGCTCCTGAACCACGGCTGGCCGGGCTCGTTCATCGAGTACCAGCGCCTCATTCCGCTGCTGACCGACGCGTTCCACGTGGTCGTCCTGTCGCTGCCCGGCTTCGGGTTCTCCACCCCGCTGGCGGGGACCGGCTGGGAGCTGGCGCGGACGACGGAGGCCTACGCCGAGATCATGACGCGTCTGGGCTACGAGCGGTTCGCGGCCCACGGCACCGACATCGGTGCGGGCACCACCGGCCGCCTGGCGGCGCTGCACCCGGAGCGCGTCATCGGCGCGCACATCGGCGGCGACCCCCGGTGGCTCGGGCTGGTCGGCGACAAGTTCCCCTACCCCGACGGTCTGTCCGAGGACGAGACCGCCCAGATCGAGGCGGTGCGCGCCGAGGCCGCGGCCGAGCGCGGCTATCTCGCGATGCAGGAGCACCGTCCCGACACGATCGGCGCGGCGCTCACCGACTCACCGGCCGGTCAGCTCGCGTGGATCGCCGAGAAGTTCAAGACCCGGGCCGAGGGCGCCGACCGGACGCCGGACGAGTCGGTCGACCGCGACCAGCTCCTGGCGAACATCAGCCTGTACTGGTTCACCCGCAGCGGTGCGTCGAGCGCGCAGTTCTACTACGAGTCCGCGCACTCCGGGATCGACCTGGTCATGGCCTCCGAGGTGCCGTCCGGATGGGCCGTGTTCGACACCCACCCGCTCATGCGCTGCGTCCTGGACCCGGGCAAGGCGATCGGCCACTGGAGCGAGTTCACCGAGGGCGGTCACTTCCCCGCGATGGAGGCCACGGAGCTGCTCGCGGGCGACATCCGCACCTTCTTCCGCGGTCTTTCCTGA
- a CDS encoding WYL domain-containing protein, giving the protein MLQTSARLLELLSLLQFKRDWTGSELAVRLQVSTRTVRADIGRLRSLGYPVDARPGVAGGYRLAAGTAMPPLLLDDDEAVAVAVGLGAVATQRLGVEETSLTALAKLEQVLPSRLRRRVEAVREATSVVPGAEPPLDLSVLGAVAAAVRGRERLRFGYTKPGGDEGARHTEPQGLVSWGPLWYLFAWDLDRDDWRVFRVDRMVAHAPTGVRFRPRAMSKDGVVDYVVRRVSRAGWTYRARVLVRAPAAQVAAKFPIPIDIEAVDASTCRVELGSHDPDRLALWLTQLDVDMEVVDGDELAAAFDRLAARLRRAAGGASTA; this is encoded by the coding sequence ATGTTGCAGACCTCGGCCCGCCTGCTCGAACTGCTGTCCCTGCTCCAGTTCAAGCGCGACTGGACGGGCTCCGAACTCGCCGTCCGGCTCCAGGTGAGCACGAGGACCGTGCGCGCCGACATCGGCAGGCTGCGGTCGCTCGGCTATCCCGTGGACGCGCGCCCCGGCGTCGCGGGCGGCTACCGGCTGGCCGCCGGGACGGCGATGCCCCCGCTCCTGCTCGACGACGACGAGGCCGTCGCCGTCGCGGTCGGACTGGGTGCGGTCGCGACCCAGCGGCTCGGCGTCGAGGAGACCTCGCTCACCGCGCTCGCGAAGCTAGAGCAGGTGCTGCCCTCGCGCCTGCGTCGGCGCGTCGAGGCGGTACGCGAGGCGACGAGCGTGGTTCCAGGGGCCGAACCGCCGCTCGACCTGTCGGTTCTCGGCGCGGTCGCCGCCGCGGTCCGCGGCCGTGAACGGCTCCGGTTCGGATACACCAAGCCCGGGGGCGACGAAGGGGCCCGCCACACCGAACCGCAGGGGCTGGTGAGCTGGGGGCCGCTCTGGTACCTGTTCGCGTGGGACCTGGACCGTGACGACTGGCGGGTCTTCCGTGTCGACCGCATGGTCGCGCACGCACCGACGGGTGTGCGGTTCCGGCCGCGCGCGATGTCGAAGGACGGTGTCGTCGACTACGTCGTCCGACGCGTCAGCAGGGCGGGCTGGACGTACCGCGCCCGCGTGCTCGTGCGTGCTCCCGCCGCCCAGGTCGCCGCGAAGTTCCCCATCCCGATCGATATCGAGGCGGTCGACGCGTCCACGTGCCGGGTCGAGCTGGGTTCCCACGACCCGGACCGGCTCGCGCTGTGGCTGACCCAGCTCGACGTCGACATGGAGGTGGTCGACGGAGACGAGCTCGCGGCGGCCTTCGATCGCCTCGCGGCGAGGCTGCGCCGCGCGGCGGGTGGCGCGTCCACGGCGTGA
- a CDS encoding DUF3040 domain-containing protein, which produces MPLSEHEQRMLDQIERALYAEDPKFANTVRQTNPAVHYKRWIIKAGLGFVIGVVLLLAGLLIGNPVMQVLISVLGFIVMLACFLWGANAWRKAAGGGGEAATAAAEPRQRRKGGNRPGMMNRFEERWRRRQEGND; this is translated from the coding sequence GTGCCGCTCTCTGAACACGAGCAGCGCATGCTCGACCAGATCGAGCGGGCGCTGTATGCCGAGGACCCGAAGTTCGCGAACACCGTTCGGCAAACGAACCCCGCGGTCCATTACAAGCGCTGGATCATCAAGGCCGGTCTCGGATTCGTCATCGGCGTTGTCCTGCTGCTGGCCGGGCTCCTGATCGGCAATCCGGTCATGCAGGTGCTCATCAGCGTCCTCGGTTTCATCGTCATGCTGGCGTGCTTCCTCTGGGGAGCCAATGCCTGGCGCAAGGCCGCCGGCGGTGGCGGCGAGGCCGCGACCGCGGCCGCGGAGCCACGGCAGCGCCGCAAGGGCGGCAATCGTCCGGGCATGATGAACCGCTTCGAGGAGCGCTGGCGTCGCCGCCAGGAGGGCAACGACTGA
- the dinB gene encoding DNA polymerase IV, with protein MSRRQLERGAALRGMVSSEGIVPLGADFPTDGSGPDADCHILHLDMDAFFASVEQLRHPEARGRPVIVGGTGPRGVVSSADYMARARGVHSAMPMVRATRLCPDAVVFPPDGRAYRQASEAVMDILRSVTPLVQPLSLDEAFLDVSGARRRLGGPVRIAAMIRERVRTEQRLTCSVGVAATRFTAKLGSTHCKPDGLLLVPTDQVRGFLDPLPVGALPGVGDKTEQTLVKLGLRTVGALARVEPDLLRMELGAKAGTRLSELARGVDASAVVPETPDKSIGAEETFDVDVGDPDVINRELLRLSEKVARRLRATEQVGRTVSVKLRRADFSTITRSRTLPESTDVAREINAVARELYAAAGMERVRLRLVGVRVEGVTPADQAHRQLALGEEDTGWRDVERVMDRVTARFGHGAIQSAVLAKRDENDV; from the coding sequence ATGAGTCGACGGCAACTGGAACGCGGCGCGGCGCTGCGGGGGATGGTCTCCTCCGAGGGCATCGTGCCGCTGGGTGCCGACTTCCCCACGGACGGATCGGGCCCCGACGCCGACTGCCACATCCTGCACCTGGACATGGACGCGTTCTTCGCGAGCGTGGAACAGCTGCGCCACCCCGAGGCGCGCGGCCGTCCGGTCATCGTGGGCGGGACCGGCCCGCGCGGTGTCGTCTCCTCCGCCGACTACATGGCCCGCGCGCGCGGTGTGCACTCGGCCATGCCGATGGTGCGGGCGACGCGCCTGTGCCCGGACGCCGTCGTCTTCCCGCCCGACGGGCGCGCCTACCGGCAGGCCTCCGAGGCGGTCATGGACATCCTGAGATCCGTGACGCCGCTGGTGCAGCCCCTGTCCCTGGACGAGGCCTTCCTGGACGTGTCCGGGGCCCGACGCCGGCTCGGCGGCCCCGTGCGCATCGCCGCGATGATCCGCGAGCGCGTCCGCACCGAGCAGCGGCTCACCTGCTCCGTGGGGGTGGCCGCCACCCGTTTCACCGCCAAGCTCGGCTCCACGCACTGCAAGCCCGACGGCCTGCTGCTCGTCCCCACCGACCAGGTGCGCGGCTTCCTGGACCCCCTGCCCGTCGGCGCCCTGCCCGGCGTGGGCGACAAGACCGAGCAGACCCTCGTCAAGCTCGGTCTGCGCACCGTCGGCGCGCTGGCCCGCGTCGAACCCGACCTGCTGCGGATGGAGCTCGGCGCCAAGGCCGGCACCCGGTTGTCCGAACTGGCCCGGGGCGTCGACGCCAGCGCGGTCGTCCCCGAGACGCCGGACAAGAGCATCGGCGCCGAGGAGACCTTCGATGTCGACGTCGGCGACCCGGACGTGATCAACCGGGAGCTGCTCCGCCTCTCGGAGAAGGTGGCGCGGCGGCTGAGGGCGACCGAGCAGGTGGGCCGCACGGTGAGCGTGAAGCTGCGGCGCGCCGACTTCTCCACGATCACGCGGTCGCGCACCCTGCCCGAGAGCACGGACGTGGCGCGGGAGATCAACGCCGTCGCGCGCGAGCTGTACGCCGCCGCGGGGATGGAGCGTGTACGTCTCAGGCTGGTGGGCGTGCGGGTCGAGGGGGTCACCCCCGCGGACCAGGCGCACCGCCAGTTGGCACTGGGGGAGGAGGACACCGGGTGGAGGGATGTGGAGCGCGTGATGGACCGCGTTACGGCACGTTTCGGGCACGGCGCGATACAGTCGGCAGTGCTGGCCAAACGTGACGAAAACGACGTATGA
- a CDS encoding methyltransferase domain-containing protein, protein MTDRSTATATAAGGTAGLVRAANAARTAVVWDALEGLLARLGGGPLEIVDAGGGTGGAAVPLAELGHRVTVVEPSPDSLAALERRAAERGVTVRGVQGETRDLSALFAPGSTDLVLVHNVLEYVEDPAAALHDVVGITRPGGAVSLLVTNAVAGALHRALAGHIEDAHRLLEDPDGRWGENDPMPRRFTRRQLLELIGGAGLTQESIRGVRAFADVLPGHAWEGDAQAGQRLVELERAAAQHPELIGIATQLHAVAHRA, encoded by the coding sequence GTGACTGACAGGAGCACTGCGACCGCGACCGCCGCCGGCGGTACGGCCGGACTGGTACGGGCCGCCAACGCGGCGCGGACCGCGGTCGTGTGGGACGCCCTGGAGGGACTGCTGGCCCGGCTCGGCGGCGGCCCTCTGGAGATCGTCGACGCGGGTGGGGGTACCGGCGGCGCCGCCGTCCCGCTGGCCGAACTCGGCCACCGGGTCACGGTCGTCGAGCCCAGCCCCGACTCGCTCGCCGCGCTGGAGCGCCGAGCCGCCGAGCGCGGCGTCACCGTGCGCGGTGTCCAGGGCGAGACGCGTGACCTGTCCGCCCTGTTCGCGCCCGGCAGCACCGACCTGGTGCTCGTGCACAACGTCCTGGAGTACGTCGAGGACCCGGCCGCCGCGCTGCACGACGTCGTCGGCATCACCCGCCCGGGCGGTGCGGTCAGCCTGCTGGTCACCAACGCGGTGGCCGGCGCCCTGCACCGGGCCCTGGCCGGGCACATCGAGGACGCCCACCGGCTGCTCGAGGACCCCGACGGCCGCTGGGGCGAGAACGACCCCATGCCGCGCCGGTTCACCCGCCGGCAGCTGCTGGAACTGATCGGCGGAGCCGGTCTGACGCAGGAGAGCATCCGCGGCGTCCGCGCCTTCGCCGACGTCCTTCCCGGGCACGCCTGGGAGGGTGACGCGCAGGCCGGGCAGCGCCTGGTGGAGCTGGAGCGGGCCGCCGCCCAGCACCCCGAGCTCATCGGCATCGCCACCCAGCTTCACGCCGTCGCCCACCGCGCCTGA
- the nusB gene encoding transcription antitermination factor NusB produces MSGARRKARRRAVEVLYEAEVRGISVEEVIKRRRAQPEPPINEFTENLARSVDGRRARIDELLGTYAIGWTLERMPVVDRNILRMGAFELLWDDEIPDGVAIAEAVGVAKELSTDESPNFVSGLLSRLMENKATLAL; encoded by the coding sequence ATGAGTGGAGCACGGCGCAAGGCGCGGCGACGCGCGGTCGAGGTCCTCTACGAGGCCGAGGTCCGCGGCATCTCCGTCGAGGAGGTCATCAAGCGTCGGCGCGCCCAGCCCGAACCGCCCATCAACGAGTTCACCGAGAACCTGGCGCGCTCCGTGGACGGTCGGCGCGCCCGCATCGACGAGCTCCTGGGCACCTACGCCATCGGCTGGACCCTGGAGCGCATGCCGGTCGTCGACCGCAACATCCTGCGCATGGGCGCCTTCGAGCTGCTCTGGGACGACGAGATCCCCGACGGCGTGGCCATCGCCGAGGCCGTCGGTGTCGCCAAGGAACTGTCCACCGACGAGTCGCCCAACTTCGTCAGCGGGCTTCTGTCACGCTTGATGGAGAACAAGGCGACGCTCGCGCTCTGA
- the efp gene encoding elongation factor P codes for MATTNDIKNGTTLRLDGGVLWNVLEFQHVKPGKGGAFVRTKLKNVLTGKIVDKTFNAGSKVEFASVDRREMEYLYHDGDSFIFMDTETFDQIPVGEAVVGGDKDFLLENTRVTVATNESNPLYIELPAAVELEITQTDPGVQGDRSTGGTKPATVQTGAVIQVPLFITEGERIKVDTRTGDYLGRVN; via the coding sequence GTGGCCACGACGAACGACATCAAGAACGGCACGACCCTGCGGCTCGACGGCGGCGTCCTCTGGAATGTCCTGGAGTTCCAGCACGTCAAGCCGGGCAAGGGCGGCGCGTTCGTCCGCACGAAGCTGAAGAACGTCCTCACGGGCAAGATCGTCGACAAGACCTTCAACGCCGGTTCCAAGGTCGAGTTCGCCAGTGTCGACCGCCGTGAGATGGAGTACCTGTACCACGACGGCGACTCGTTCATCTTCATGGACACCGAGACCTTCGACCAGATCCCGGTCGGCGAGGCCGTCGTCGGCGGCGACAAGGACTTCCTCCTGGAGAACACCCGGGTCACGGTCGCCACCAACGAGAGCAACCCGCTCTACATCGAGCTGCCCGCGGCCGTCGAGCTGGAGATCACCCAGACCGACCCCGGCGTCCAGGGCGACCGCTCCACCGGCGGCACCAAGCCCGCCACCGTCCAGACCGGCGCCGTCATCCAGGTGCCGCTCTTCATCACCGAGGGCGAGCGCATCAAGGTCGACACCCGCACGGGCGACTACCTCGGGCGAGTCAACTGA
- the aroB gene encoding 3-dehydroquinate synthase, whose amino-acid sequence MSVTRIRVGEPASRYDVVVGSGVLSELPSLVGDAAQVAVIHPEGLGAVARPVVGVLEAAGYTVRPMPVPDGEAAKTAAVATDLWSRLGGHAFTRSDAVVGVGGGAATDLAGFVAATWLRGVRSVLVPTTLLGMVDAAVGGKTGINTPEGKNLVGAFHPPAGVLCDLATLPSLPTADYIGGLAEIIKAGFIDDPAICDLVEDDPQGATTPEGKHTRELVERAIRVKADVVSGDLKESGRREILNYGHTLGHAIERAENYTFRHGYAVAIGMVFAAELARISGRIDAGLVERHRAILSSVGLPTSYAPEAWPRLRDAMSVDKKARGATLRFVVLEGLAEPAILSGPTDEQLTEAYRAVTGDA is encoded by the coding sequence GTGAGCGTGACCCGCATCAGGGTGGGCGAACCCGCCTCCCGCTACGACGTCGTGGTCGGCAGCGGAGTCCTGTCTGAACTTCCCTCGCTGGTCGGTGACGCCGCGCAGGTCGCGGTCATCCACCCCGAGGGCCTGGGGGCCGTGGCCCGTCCCGTCGTGGGCGTCCTGGAAGCCGCCGGGTACACCGTCCGGCCCATGCCCGTGCCCGACGGGGAGGCCGCCAAGACCGCCGCCGTGGCCACCGACCTGTGGTCGCGGCTGGGTGGGCACGCGTTCACCCGCAGCGACGCCGTCGTCGGCGTCGGCGGCGGGGCCGCGACCGACCTGGCCGGGTTCGTCGCCGCCACCTGGCTGCGCGGCGTGCGCTCGGTCCTGGTGCCCACCACGCTGCTCGGCATGGTCGACGCCGCCGTGGGCGGCAAGACCGGGATCAACACCCCCGAGGGCAAGAACCTCGTGGGCGCCTTCCACCCCCCGGCCGGCGTCCTGTGCGACCTCGCCACCCTGCCGAGCCTGCCCACGGCCGACTACATCGGCGGCCTCGCCGAGATCATCAAGGCCGGATTCATCGACGACCCCGCGATCTGCGACCTCGTCGAGGACGACCCCCAGGGCGCCACCACCCCCGAGGGCAAGCACACCCGCGAACTCGTCGAACGGGCCATCCGGGTCAAGGCCGACGTCGTCTCCGGCGACCTCAAGGAGAGCGGCCGCCGCGAGATCCTCAACTACGGGCACACCCTGGGCCACGCCATCGAGCGGGCGGAGAACTACACCTTCCGGCACGGCTACGCCGTCGCCATCGGTATGGTCTTCGCCGCCGAGCTCGCCCGGATCAGCGGCCGCATCGACGCCGGCCTCGTGGAACGGCACCGCGCCATCCTGTCGTCGGTGGGACTTCCCACCTCCTACGCCCCCGAGGCCTGGCCCCGGCTGCGCGACGCGATGAGCGTGGACAAGAAGGCCCGCGGGGCCACACTGCGCTTCGTGGTCCTGGAGGGCCTGGCCGAGCCCGCCATCCTCAGCGGGCCCACCGACGAACAGCTGACCGAGGCCTACCGCGCGGTCACGGGCGACGCCTGA
- a CDS encoding shikimate kinase, with protein sequence MLIGSPGSGKSTVGRALADRLGVDLLCTDTEVERRAGRSIGDIFVEDGEEAFRALEREVVAQGLREWEGVIAVGGGAVLDEDTRADLADHHVVYLQVEFGELAKRVGMDVARPLLAGNPRTRLRKLLNERLPVYEGLATVTVPTTDFHPEEVVDAILPTLDDAGKVDQ encoded by the coding sequence GTGCTCATCGGTTCTCCCGGATCGGGGAAGTCGACCGTCGGTCGGGCACTGGCCGACCGGCTGGGCGTCGACCTGCTGTGCACCGACACCGAGGTGGAAAGGCGCGCCGGGCGTTCCATCGGCGACATCTTCGTCGAGGACGGCGAGGAGGCCTTCCGCGCCCTGGAGCGCGAGGTCGTGGCCCAGGGGCTGCGCGAGTGGGAGGGCGTGATCGCCGTCGGCGGCGGCGCCGTCCTGGACGAGGACACCCGGGCCGATCTCGCCGACCACCACGTGGTCTACCTCCAGGTCGAGTTCGGCGAACTGGCCAAGCGCGTGGGCATGGACGTGGCCCGTCCCCTCCTGGCGGGCAACCCCCGGACCCGGCTGCGCAAACTGCTCAACGAGCGCCTGCCCGTCTACGAGGGCCTGGCCACCGTCACCGTGCCCACGACGGACTTCCACCCCGAAGAGGTCGTCGACGCCATCCTGCCCACCCTCGACGACGCCGGAAAGGTCGACCAGTGA
- a CDS encoding type II toxin-antitoxin system RelE/ParE family toxin yields MNGPYSVTFEDQALRQLGKLDKPVRLRIARKVRELAAEPRPAGSIPRKGDTDSWRVRVGDYRIVYTICDGVVVLVLSVAHRREVCRDL; encoded by the coding sequence GTGAACGGGCCGTACTCCGTCACCTTCGAGGACCAGGCGCTCAGGCAACTCGGGAAGCTGGACAAACCGGTCCGGCTCCGCATCGCCCGCAAGGTCCGGGAACTGGCGGCCGAGCCGCGTCCGGCAGGGAGCATCCCGCGCAAGGGGGACACGGACTCCTGGCGCGTCCGGGTGGGCGACTATCGGATCGTGTACACGATCTGCGACGGGGTGGTGGTGCTCGTGCTGAGCGTGGCGCACCGCCGCGAGGTCTGCCGGGACCTGTGA
- a CDS encoding type II toxin-antitoxin system prevent-host-death family antitoxin: MTEARDHFSERVNRAVYGGEVTFVTRGRCHQRAAAIVPADMVDHYEELLDERDARIAAERLADIKSGRSTTVPFDEAMRQIGLSEDELGR, encoded by the coding sequence GTGACGGAGGCCCGCGACCACTTCTCCGAACGCGTCAACCGCGCCGTCTACGGCGGTGAGGTCACCTTCGTCACCCGTGGCCGTTGTCATCAGCGGGCCGCCGCGATCGTTCCGGCCGACATGGTCGACCACTACGAGGAGCTGCTGGACGAGCGCGACGCTCGCATCGCCGCCGAGCGCCTGGCCGACATCAAGTCCGGCCGCTCTACGACGGTGCCCTTCGACGAGGCGATGCGCCAGATCGGGCTGAGCGAAGACGAGCTGGGCAGGTGA
- the aroC gene encoding chorismate synthase produces MLRWLTAGESHGPALVAILEGLPAGVSVTSDDIAAALLRRRAGYGRGARMKFEQDQVSVIGGIRHGLTQGGPVAIEVGNTEWPKWEKVMSPDPVPAEELDGVARNAPLTRPRPGHADLVGMQKYGHVESRPILERASARETAARVAVGEVARQFLRQALGVEILSHVVSMGPVAVPEGSAEPRPEDLAAIDADPLRCFDPETSARMVEEVDDTKKSGDTLGGVVEVLAYGLPPGLGSHVHWDRRLDSRLAGALMGIQAIKGVEVGDGFRTAARRGSAAHDEIEPGPDGVRRRTNRAGGVEGGMSTGDALRVRAAMKPIATVPKALDTIDITTGEATRADHQRSDVTAVPAAGVVAEAMVALVLAEAAVEKFGGDSVTETGRNVRGYLDSLEIR; encoded by the coding sequence ATGTTGCGTTGGCTGACCGCAGGGGAGTCCCACGGCCCGGCACTCGTCGCGATTCTGGAGGGCCTCCCGGCCGGTGTGTCCGTCACTTCTGACGACATCGCCGCCGCGCTGCTCCGACGCCGCGCCGGGTACGGACGAGGCGCCCGGATGAAGTTCGAGCAGGACCAGGTCTCCGTCATCGGGGGTATCCGGCACGGCCTGACCCAGGGGGGTCCGGTCGCGATCGAAGTCGGGAACACCGAGTGGCCCAAGTGGGAGAAGGTGATGTCTCCCGATCCCGTACCCGCCGAGGAACTGGACGGCGTGGCGCGCAACGCGCCGCTGACCCGGCCCCGGCCGGGGCACGCCGACCTCGTCGGCATGCAGAAGTACGGGCACGTGGAGTCCCGGCCGATCCTGGAGCGCGCCAGCGCCCGCGAGACCGCCGCGCGCGTGGCCGTGGGCGAGGTGGCCCGCCAGTTCCTGCGCCAGGCGCTCGGCGTGGAGATCCTGAGCCACGTGGTGTCCATGGGTCCGGTCGCCGTGCCCGAGGGCTCGGCCGAACCGCGCCCGGAGGACCTGGCCGCGATCGACGCCGACCCGCTGCGCTGCTTCGACCCCGAGACCAGCGCCCGCATGGTCGAGGAGGTCGACGACACCAAGAAGTCCGGCGACACCCTCGGCGGCGTGGTCGAGGTCCTGGCCTACGGGCTCCCGCCCGGCCTGGGCAGCCACGTGCACTGGGACCGGCGTTTGGACTCCCGCCTGGCGGGCGCCCTCATGGGCATCCAGGCCATCAAGGGCGTCGAGGTCGGCGACGGGTTCCGCACCGCGGCCCGCCGCGGGTCGGCCGCCCACGACGAGATCGAGCCCGGCCCGGACGGCGTGCGCCGACGGACCAACCGCGCGGGCGGTGTCGAGGGCGGGATGAGCACCGGAGACGCGCTGCGCGTGCGCGCGGCGATGAAGCCCATCGCCACCGTCCCCAAGGCGCTCGACACCATCGACATCACCACGGGCGAGGCCACCCGCGCCGACCACCAGCGCAGTGACGTGACCGCCGTCCCGGCGGCCGGCGTGGTCGCCGAGGCCATGGTCGCCCTGGTGCTGGCCGAGGCCGCCGTGGAGAAGTTCGGCGGCGACTCGGTCACCGAGACCGGCCGCAACGTGCGCGGCTACCTGGACTCCCTGGAGATCCGCTAG
- a CDS encoding A24 family peptidase, producing the protein MTTPSTLGLDPTLWTVTATASLALIGLGVGHVAGRLVYLFGSAEPAGDPRPGGASRTLAAPAGRGDAAEPAPGGASAPGAPLAHTEGEDDEGPPPPRCPFCRAELSFVPWTPTVASRAFRRRGACPHCEQVVRPHLAVVIATGALFAVVGVVAVTDPRWSPVELLAVLWLAALTAVLSVIDLRVLRLPDPLVGPGYAVAFLLFAAAVFLPPTEHGLDRAGAALVSMVLVTVLYWLLWRVSPRGFGFGDVKLSGLTGLYAGWAAGPMGALVAVFWAFAAFSVLGLVLLALRRIRPMQPFPLGPFMLGATLVTVLVGAPLVVHP; encoded by the coding sequence ATGACCACCCCCTCGACGCTCGGGCTGGACCCGACACTGTGGACGGTCACCGCGACCGCCTCCCTGGCCCTGATCGGGCTGGGCGTCGGCCATGTCGCCGGCCGCCTCGTGTACCTCTTCGGATCCGCGGAACCGGCCGGCGACCCGCGGCCGGGAGGGGCGTCGAGAACACTCGCCGCGCCCGCCGGCCGCGGTGACGCCGCGGAGCCGGCGCCCGGGGGCGCGAGCGCGCCCGGAGCCCCGCTCGCCCACACCGAGGGGGAGGACGACGAGGGGCCGCCGCCACCGCGCTGTCCGTTCTGCCGCGCCGAGCTGTCCTTCGTCCCCTGGACCCCGACCGTCGCCTCCCGCGCCTTCCGCAGGCGCGGCGCCTGCCCGCACTGCGAGCAGGTCGTGCGCCCCCACCTGGCGGTCGTCATCGCCACCGGTGCGCTGTTCGCCGTCGTGGGGGTCGTGGCGGTGACCGATCCGCGCTGGTCGCCCGTCGAGCTGCTCGCGGTGCTCTGGCTGGCGGCGCTCACCGCGGTGCTGTCCGTCATCGACCTGCGGGTGCTGCGCCTGCCCGACCCGCTGGTGGGCCCGGGGTACGCCGTCGCCTTCCTCCTGTTCGCCGCCGCGGTGTTCCTGCCGCCCACCGAACACGGGCTCGACCGCGCGGGGGCCGCGCTGGTCAGCATGGTGCTGGTCACGGTCCTGTACTGGCTGCTGTGGCGGGTCTCCCCGCGCGGGTTCGGGTTCGGCGACGTCAAGCTGTCCGGCCTGACCGGGCTGTACGCGGGCTGGGCGGCGGGCCCGATGGGCGCCCTCGTCGCGGTGTTCTGGGCCTTCGCCGCCTTCTCCGTGCTGGGCCTGGTGCTGCTGGCACTGCGGCGGATCAGACCGATGCAGCCCTTCCCCCTGGGCCCCTTCATGCTCGGCGCCACCCTCGTCACGGTGCTCGTCGGGGCACCCCTGGTCGTCCATCCCTGA